GCAATGGGGATGTTCGGACTAGTTATGATTCTAGCGCCAGCCATTGGACCAACATTATCAGGATTTATTTTAGAACATTACCAATGGAGAGCTTTATTTGAAATTATTCTGCCGTTTGCAGTAGTCGTTTTATTGTTAGCTATATTTAAATTACGCAATATTACTCCTAATCGAGATGTAAAGCTTGATATATTTTCACTTATTTTATCTAGTATTGGATTTGGATCACTTTTATACGGGTTTAGTACAGCAGGGGATAAAGGATGGGATGCTCCGATTGTATACGGAACAATCATACTTGGATTCGTTTCGATTATCCTGTTCGTTTGGAGACAATTAAGCGTAGATGAGCCATTATTGAATGTTAGAATATACAAACACCCAATGTTTGCGTTGTCTTCCCTCATCTCAATCGTTGTATCTGCTGCAATGTTTTCTGGGATGATATTAACACCACTTTATGTGCAAACAATTCGAGGTATTTCACCATTCCATTCTGGATTATTGATGCTTCCAGGAGCGATTGCTATGGGGATTATGTCACCTATTACAGGAAAACTCTTCGATAAATATGGAGCAAGAGTTTTAGCGATTACTGGTCTATCAATTACTACAATTGGAACTTATTTGATGAGTCATTTAGGTATGGATTCAAGTTACTACTATATAATGTTCATATATACTATTCGTATGTTTGGTATGTCAATGGTTATGATGCCAATTATGACAAATGGATTAAATCAGTTACCAATGAAAATGAATCCACATGGTACTGCTACGAATAATACATTACAACAAGTATCAGGCGCAATTGGTACTGCTATTTTCCTAACGATTATGAACTCGAAAATGGAATCGACTGCAAAAACACTTGCAGCCGATGCAGCAGCAGCTGGCAAAATGCCTACTAGCGCAGAAGGACTTGCACAATTTAAAATAGATATTGGCATGAAGGCTATGTTAGAAGGAATTGAACACACATTCCTCATCGCTACTTTTGTAACAATAGTTGCCTTAGTATTATCTTTATTTGTGAAAAGAGTAAAAGTGGTAAAAGAAAGCTAAACCATCACCGGTATAGTTCAGACTGTAGACAAACTCGGTAAAAATCCGGTTTGTCTACAGTCTTTTTTTTTATAGAAAGTATGGCATGAACAGGTTGATTTCCGCTGTAGGCGGACAATAAGAGTAGGTGGTACTAGAGAAAAATAGATAGCATCCATGTATAAAGAAGCGCTGAGCGGACGAAATTGTATCTTCGTCCGCTTTTAAAAGAATAGGAAAGTATCTAATCTCTACTTAAACAAACCTTACGCACCTAGTCTCTACATATTCCAAGAGGGCGACGGACAAACATCCGCCACAAGATTACTGAAAAAAGTGGATCGTGAAGTGACGCAGTCACTTCACGATCCACAAAAGAAACACCGGTAATAGTGTAGCGATGATTCATCCAAAGCACTCTGGGAATAGAGAGGGCAAGAGCACTTAAAGGACGCTAGCGTTTTTCTTAATTACTGTCAATTTCCTCCGTAAGTGAGACTAGCTCATCTATTAAAGTGCCGATATATGCAATTGTATCTCGCAATGGTTTTTCAGTAGTAATATCCACTCCAGCCATTTTTGCAAGCTCTATAGGAGATTTTGTGCCACCAGCTTTTAATACTTCGGTCCATTCATCTACCGCAACTTGTCCCTCATCTAAAACTCGCTTTGAAACTTGCGTAGAAATTGTCAAACCAGCACTATACGTGTAAGGATACAAGCCCATATAGTAGTGAGGTTGTCTCATCCAAGTTAACTCTGCACCTTCAGTAATTTCTACAGCATCTCCCCAAAACTCCTCTAATACACTTCGTTTAAATTCATTTAATATAGGGGCATTTACTGGAAGTCCTTCATCAATTCGTTGGTAAACTTTCCGTTGATATGCAGCTTCCAGTAAATGTGTAACAAAGTTATGGTAGTAGGTTCTAGCAACGATAGAAGAAATAACCCATCGTTTAAATTTAAGGTCATTTGAGTTTTCTAATAAATGATTAGCAACAAGCATTTCATTCATAGTAGAAGGCGCTTCGATAAAATATAAGGAAGGGCGAGCATTAAATATATTTTGTTCTTTATTTGCGTGATAGAAATGACCGGCATGTCCTAGTTCATGCGCAAGGACGAAAACCTCATTCATTCTACTTGACCAAGATATTAAAATATAAGGGTGATTTCCATAAGGGCTAGAACAAAACGCACCAGTAGATTTACCTGTATTTTGTGCGAAATCGATCCAACGTTCTTTATATGAGCGTTCCACCATCTCTAAATATTCTTCCCCCATAACACCAAGAGCATCTTCTATATATTTTTTTGATTCTTCAATGGTGATTTTTGGTTCGTACGATGGGTCCAATGAAATCTTCAAATCAGCGAAGGTCATTTTTTCTAAACCATGCACTTTTTGAAGAAGCTTTGCATATTTACGCATATGCGGTGCGAGCTCTTTCATGATTAGATCGATTTGGCGATCATATAACGTGCGATCGACTTCTTGATTTAACAATAAGTAATCAAAAATAGAATTGTATCCTCTTAAATCCGAAGTCGTTTTTTCTATTTGTAAATGCATATCGTATGACTTTGCAGTTGTATGTTGGTATTCTTCTAGTTTGCTAGAAAAAGCGTGGAAAGCTGAACGTCTCACTTCTGTGTCAGGCTCGGATTCCCAATCATTTTCAAAAAGCACATAGCTTAATGGGTACGAGGATCCGTTAATTTCGAAATCATCAAAGGATATGTCTAACATTTTAGTCGTATCATACAACTTATAAGGTCCATTGAATGTTGAAGAGAAAGCTGCAAGTGTTTTTTCGACTTCTGGATGGAGTTGATACTGTTTTTTAACTAAAAGCTTTTGTAGATAGTTTTGAAATGCAGCGCTTTCGTCAATTGCTTTTTGAAGAACCTCATTTGGTAGTTCTACTAATTCACTATTAACAAAAGATAACTTACTATTTACTTTTGCAGAAAGTGTTGCAAATTTACTACTACGTAGTTGTGCTTCTGTGCTCGTTTGGTCTGTACTTAGAGATAGACTAGCAAATGTTCCACTTGGAACTAGTTTTTCAAAAATTGAAGCATATTTATCTAAAGCTTCAAGAATGATCGCAGGACTATCAATTTTTCCTTTGAACTTTCCTTCAAATAAATTTACTTCTTCTTCTATTTCTTTTAAAGATGTATTAAAATCTTCTTCCGATTCAAACAAATTTTTCAAATTCCATGTTTCCTCTATTGGCACTTCGGTTCTACTTGGTAAACTTTTAACCATTTATATCTCTCCTTTTATTACGGATATCGAACTATCATCTAGTATATATAAAAGTGACAGAAAAGTAAAAACAGTCATTTAATAATTTATTTTTAAATTTTGTCTATTTAATTAGTGAGAATAATAGAATGAACCATTTTGCTTAAAATATATAATAATATTTTGATATCGAAAATCGTATATATAGTATCTCGAAACTTAAAAAAACAGAGTGATACCAAGGATTTTAGTGTTGAATCAAAATACTATATTAATTTATTGTCGGAAATTTTAAAATTAAGAGAAAAATTAGTATAGACTGAATTAAAACTTTGTTCTACAATGAGATTGTTCTAAATAATAAATTGATAGTTTCTTAGGCAAACTAGTTTAGAAAAAGAAAATTAGTGTAGCTTATATTTTTTGAAACTATCAAACAATGACAATGGGGGTAAATTAATGAAGACAAAGAAATTTGCATCACTTTTTCTTGCAACATCTCTTTTAGCAGGAATTCTTGCAGGATGTTCAAGTGGAGATGAAGGAAGTTCAAAAGGCGGGGACACGATTAAAATAGGGGCCAATCTTGAGCTTTCAGGAGCTGTAGCATCATACGGTTCATCTGAAGCAGAGGCTATCGATTTAGCTGTAGAAGAAATCAACGCAGCTGGTGGTATTAATGGTAAAAAGATCGAATTAATCAAGGTTGATAATAAATCAGACGCAGCGGAAGCAACAAGTGCTGCTATTAAACTAACTAGTCAAGATAAAGTTACTGCTATTATTGGTGCAGCAACTAGTGGGAACTCTGTAGCACAAGTACAAATTGCTACTGATAACAAAACACCAATGATTTCACCTTCTGGTACTAGTACAACAGTAACGGTAGGAGAAGACGGTAAAGTGAATCCTTTTACATTCCGTACTGCATTTATTGATCCTTTCCAAGGAACTGTTGCTGCTAACTTTGCTGCTAATACATTGAAAGTAAAAAATGTTGCAGTATTTGCGGATAATGCAAGCGATTACGCGAAAGGCCTTGCTTCTTCTTTCATTAAAGACTTTGAAGCAGCAGGAGGCAAAATTGTTGCAAAAGAATCATATGTAGCAAAAGATACTGATTTCCGTTCAACACTGACACGTATAAAAGCTGCAAATCCAGACTTCATCTTTATCCCTGGATATTATGAAGAGGTTGGTTTGATCGTTAAACAAGCTCGTGAATTAGGAATTACTGTTCCGTTAATGGGTGCTGATGGTTGGGATTCGCCAACAATCGTTGACTTAGCTGGAGCAGCTGCACTAAATAACACGTACATTATTACTGCATATTCTTCAGAAGATCCAGATGGATTAGCGAAATCTTTCGCTGAAAAGTTTAAAGCGAAATATGGAAAAGATCCAAACTCATTTAGTGCACTAGGATATGACACAGTTTACTTATTAAAAGATGCAATTGAACGTGCTGATTCTTTAGATGGAACAAAAATTAGAGATGCTATTGAAGCTACAGATAACCTTGAATTAGTTACAGGATTATATTCTGTTGATGAAAATCATCATCCTATTAAATCAGCTACTATTATTGAGTTTGTTGATGGGAACCAAGTATTTAAAACAAAAGTTAATCCATAAGATTAGCAAGCGATATATCGAGGGGGGGATAATGCCCCTCCTTTTCTATTTCTAACCGTAAAGAAATTTTGAACTAAAAGGAGTGAAACTTGATGGAATGGATTCAGCAATTAATTAACGGTATTTCACTCGGAAGTATATATGCATTAATCGCGCTTGGATACACAATGGTTTATGGAATTATAAAATTAATTAACTTTGCACACGGTGATGTGTTTATGGTTGGATCTTTCATTGGATTTTATTCAATAACTGTATTTGGACTAGGTTTTTTTCCAGCACTAATTTTATCGATGGCTGCATGTGCTTTATTCGGTGTTATCATTGAGCGAATAGCATATAAGCGTCTTAGAAATGCAACTCGGATTGCCGCGCTTATTACTGCAATTGGTGTATCCTTGTTCATTGAGTATGGTGTTATTTATATTAGAGGGGCCCAACCAGAAGCATATCCTGATGTGTTTTCAAATCGCTCATTTGAATTTTTAGGTGCTCATATTAGTATACAATCTATTCTGATACTCTCGGTTTCAGTAGTTTTAATGATTTTATTGCAATTTATCGTTCATAAAACGAAAACAGGTAAGGCAATGCGTGCAGTTTCTCATGATACAGAAGCGGCGAAATTAATGGGTATTAATGTTGATAATACTATTTCTGCTACTTTCGCAATTGGTTCTGCTTTAGCAGGGGCGGCTGGTGTTATTTTTGGTGTTTATTATACAAAGATTGATCCGCTAATGGGAGTTATTCCAGGAGTGAAAGCTTTTGTTGCTGCTGTTCTTGGCGGTATTGGAATAATCCCTGGAGCAATGGTGGGTGGATTGGTACTCGGAGTTGTTGAAACGTTTGTTAGTGCGCTAGGTTTCTCGTTATGGAGAGATGCTGCGGCATTCGTTATTTTAATATTAATTCTGATTTTCAGACCATCTGGAATCTTTGGCAAAAATACACGAGAGAAAGTGTAGGTGATACATAATGATGAAAAAGTCAAAACAGTTTTGGCCATTTGTTATTGCGGCAGTATTAGTGTACGTAGTTGTTCAAGTTCTTATTTCAAATGGAATGATGAATCAATTTTATTCTAATACACTCATTTTAATTGCCATTAACATAATTTTAGCAGTCAGCCTACATTTGGTAATTGGTATCACAGGTCAATTTTCAATAGGGCATGCAGGATTTTTAGCTGTAGGAGCTTATTTATCTGCTATAGTCACGATGAAATTACATCTTCCTTTTATAGTAGCAATTCTAGTTGGTGGTATAGTTGCTGCATTAGCTGGATTAATTGTTGGTATTCCAAGTTTAAGATTAAAAGGGGATTATTTAGCAATAGCTACACTTGGTTTTGCAGAAATAATTCGTATAGTATTTTTGAACATTGATTATGTAGGTGGAGCTGCTGGAATGCAAGTAACCCATTTAACTACATGGACTTATGCGTTTTTTTGTTTAGTAGTTACGATTATTGTAATAGTAAACTTTACAAATTCTCGTCATGGTATCGCAGCTATTTCAGTAAGAGAAAACGAAATTGCTTCAGATGCGATGGGTATAAACACAACGTATTATAAGGTAGTAGCTTTTGCACTAGGATCGTTCTTTGCAGGTGTAGCGGGGGCTTTATATGCACATAACTTTTATATCATTCAACCAAGTCAATTCGGCTTTTTAAAGTCATTTGATATTTTAATTTTCGTAGTACTAGGTGGGCTAGGGAGTCTTTCAGGAGCAGTTCTTTCTGCAATTTTGCTGACAGTTGTTTCTACTTATCTTCAAGGATATCCGGAGACTCGAATGATTATATATAGTCTTGTGTTAATCTTAGTCATGTTATATCGACCAAAAGGATTAATGGGTACTATGGAGATTACAGATTACTTCAAATTATGGAGAACGCCAAAAGGAGGCGGTCAACATGGCAAATAAACCTTTATTAGAAGTGAAAAATGCAGGAATTCAATTTGGTGGATTAAAAGCTGTTCAAAATTTAAATATGGTATTAAATCAAGGTGAATTAGTTGGTTTAATCGGACCAAATGGTGCAGGGAAGACTACAAGTTTTAATTTACTAACAGGCGTATATGAGCCGACAGAAGGGGACATCTTATTCGCTGGAGAACGTATAAACGGTTTAGCACCATATAAAGTCACTAGAAAAGGGATAAGTCGTACGTTTCAAAATATTCGACTATTTAATGATTTATCTGTGTTAGACAATGTAAAAGTTGCCTATCATTCACTTGCGAAACACTCTATTTTAAGTTCCGTTTTACGGTTACCCTCACATTTTAAAGGTGAACAAGAGATGGAAGAAAAATCAATTGAGTTTCTAAAAATATTTAGCCTAGACAAATACAAAGATGAGCTTGCAAAAAATCTTCCTTATGGTCAGCAACGTAGATTAGAAATCGCTCGTGCTTTAGCTGCTGGACCTCAACTTCTTTTGCTGGATGAGCCAGCTGCTGGTATGAATCCACAGGAAACGAAAGATTTAATGGATTTAATAGCGTTTATACGAAATAAATTCGATCTAACCATTTTACTTATCGAACATGATATGAATTTAGTTATGGGTGTTTGTGAAAGAATTTATGTATTAGATCATGGTCAACTTCTTGCTGAAGGATCACCAGAAGTGATCCGTAACCATCCTAAGGTTATTGAAGCGTATTTAGGGGAGGAAGTTCACGATGACGATGCTAAAAATTGAAAATATAGATGTATTTTATGGTAATATCCAAGCACTAAGAGATGTTTCTATTGAAGTTAATGAAGGAGAAATTGTGACTCTTATCGGTGCCAATGGAGCTGGAAAAAGTACATTACTAAAAACAATTTCTGGACTTCTAAAGCCTAAAAAAGGAAAAATAGAATTTTTGAGTAATTCAATTGCCGGTAAACAAGCACAAATAATTGTAAAATCAGGTATCTCTCACGTTCCGGAAGGTCGTCGTGTATTTGCGAATTTAACGGTTGAAGAAAATTTAGAGTTAGGTGCCTTTTTGCGGAAAGACAAAGCGGGAATTAATTCCGATATGCAAAAAGTTTACGAGATTTTCCCTAGATTATTAGAGCGAAAAAAACAACATTCTGGTACGCTTTCAGGTGGAGAACAACAAATGCTCGCTATGGGCCGAGCAATTATGGCAAAACCAAAACTTGTATTATTAGATGAACCCTCTATGGGTCTTGCGCCATTAATGGTTAAAACGATTTTCGAAGTGATAAAAGATATAAATCAAGATGGTACTACTGTTTTACTAGTAGAGCAGAATGCCAATATGGCATTGTCTGTTGCAAGTCGGGGCTATGTAATTGAAACAGGGCGAGTAGTACTTTCTGGTTCAGCAAATGATCTACAAACAAGTGAAGAAGTACGCCAAGCATATTTAGGTGGACATTAAAAAGGAAAGCTTTCATTAGGTTAATATAACTTAATGAAAGTTTTTTTATAGTTCTAATGATTTGTTTGATGGTATAATGTTATCATATGCGTTTTTTTTGGAGGAACTATGATTAAAACTCTTAGATTTTGGATACTTACCCTTATTTCTTTTTCATTAATTGCAATATTAATAAGTTCATTTTTTTCAAGTTATATAGTAACAAAGAAAAGTTTAATAGAAAATTCTTTAAAGCAAAATGAAGTATACTCTTTAAAACTTGCACAGCTAACTCAAGAAGTTTTTGCGTCGATGCAAGCAAATTTAGAAGCAAGAAAACCGGATGTCATTGAACATATTGATAACCCTGTGGAGCTTACCAAAATATTAGATCAGTTATTGATTAGTGGCAAAAACTTTAATTCACTTTCTGTTATAGGAAGTGATGCGGTGGCAATAGCTACTTCGCCGAACATAGGAATTGCTGGTAACAAAATA
The nucleotide sequence above comes from Psychrobacillus glaciei. Encoded proteins:
- a CDS encoding DHA2 family efflux MFS transporter permease subunit, with product MKEMQHKPPYAMIAILFVGAFIAFLNNTLLNVALPTIMKEFDVKPSVVQWLTTGYMLINGILIPASAFFVQKFTNRKLFITAMVFFTAGTILAAIAPAFGVLIAARMIQAVGSAMMMPLLMNVMLTAFPIERRGAAMGMFGLVMILAPAIGPTLSGFILEHYQWRALFEIILPFAVVVLLLAIFKLRNITPNRDVKLDIFSLILSSIGFGSLLYGFSTAGDKGWDAPIVYGTIILGFVSIILFVWRQLSVDEPLLNVRIYKHPMFALSSLISIVVSAAMFSGMILTPLYVQTIRGISPFHSGLLMLPGAIAMGIMSPITGKLFDKYGARVLAITGLSITTIGTYLMSHLGMDSSYYYIMFIYTIRMFGMSMVMMPIMTNGLNQLPMKMNPHGTATNNTLQQVSGAIGTAIFLTIMNSKMESTAKTLAADAAAAGKMPTSAEGLAQFKIDIGMKAMLEGIEHTFLIATFVTIVALVLSLFVKRVKVVKES
- the pepF gene encoding oligoendopeptidase F, which gives rise to MVKSLPSRTEVPIEETWNLKNLFESEEDFNTSLKEIEEEVNLFEGKFKGKIDSPAIILEALDKYASIFEKLVPSGTFASLSLSTDQTSTEAQLRSSKFATLSAKVNSKLSFVNSELVELPNEVLQKAIDESAAFQNYLQKLLVKKQYQLHPEVEKTLAAFSSTFNGPYKLYDTTKMLDISFDDFEINGSSYPLSYVLFENDWESEPDTEVRRSAFHAFSSKLEEYQHTTAKSYDMHLQIEKTTSDLRGYNSIFDYLLLNQEVDRTLYDRQIDLIMKELAPHMRKYAKLLQKVHGLEKMTFADLKISLDPSYEPKITIEESKKYIEDALGVMGEEYLEMVERSYKERWIDFAQNTGKSTGAFCSSPYGNHPYILISWSSRMNEVFVLAHELGHAGHFYHANKEQNIFNARPSLYFIEAPSTMNEMLVANHLLENSNDLKFKRWVISSIVARTYYHNFVTHLLEAAYQRKVYQRIDEGLPVNAPILNEFKRSVLEEFWGDAVEITEGAELTWMRQPHYYMGLYPYTYSAGLTISTQVSKRVLDEGQVAVDEWTEVLKAGGTKSPIELAKMAGVDITTEKPLRDTIAYIGTLIDELVSLTEEIDSN
- a CDS encoding ABC transporter substrate-binding protein, yielding MKTKKFASLFLATSLLAGILAGCSSGDEGSSKGGDTIKIGANLELSGAVASYGSSEAEAIDLAVEEINAAGGINGKKIELIKVDNKSDAAEATSAAIKLTSQDKVTAIIGAATSGNSVAQVQIATDNKTPMISPSGTSTTVTVGEDGKVNPFTFRTAFIDPFQGTVAANFAANTLKVKNVAVFADNASDYAKGLASSFIKDFEAAGGKIVAKESYVAKDTDFRSTLTRIKAANPDFIFIPGYYEEVGLIVKQARELGITVPLMGADGWDSPTIVDLAGAAALNNTYIITAYSSEDPDGLAKSFAEKFKAKYGKDPNSFSALGYDTVYLLKDAIERADSLDGTKIRDAIEATDNLELVTGLYSVDENHHPIKSATIIEFVDGNQVFKTKVNP
- a CDS encoding branched-chain amino acid ABC transporter permease yields the protein MEWIQQLINGISLGSIYALIALGYTMVYGIIKLINFAHGDVFMVGSFIGFYSITVFGLGFFPALILSMAACALFGVIIERIAYKRLRNATRIAALITAIGVSLFIEYGVIYIRGAQPEAYPDVFSNRSFEFLGAHISIQSILILSVSVVLMILLQFIVHKTKTGKAMRAVSHDTEAAKLMGINVDNTISATFAIGSALAGAAGVIFGVYYTKIDPLMGVIPGVKAFVAAVLGGIGIIPGAMVGGLVLGVVETFVSALGFSLWRDAAAFVILILILIFRPSGIFGKNTREKV
- a CDS encoding branched-chain amino acid ABC transporter permease — encoded protein: MKKSKQFWPFVIAAVLVYVVVQVLISNGMMNQFYSNTLILIAINIILAVSLHLVIGITGQFSIGHAGFLAVGAYLSAIVTMKLHLPFIVAILVGGIVAALAGLIVGIPSLRLKGDYLAIATLGFAEIIRIVFLNIDYVGGAAGMQVTHLTTWTYAFFCLVVTIIVIVNFTNSRHGIAAISVRENEIASDAMGINTTYYKVVAFALGSFFAGVAGALYAHNFYIIQPSQFGFLKSFDILIFVVLGGLGSLSGAVLSAILLTVVSTYLQGYPETRMIIYSLVLILVMLYRPKGLMGTMEITDYFKLWRTPKGGGQHGK
- a CDS encoding ABC transporter ATP-binding protein yields the protein MANKPLLEVKNAGIQFGGLKAVQNLNMVLNQGELVGLIGPNGAGKTTSFNLLTGVYEPTEGDILFAGERINGLAPYKVTRKGISRTFQNIRLFNDLSVLDNVKVAYHSLAKHSILSSVLRLPSHFKGEQEMEEKSIEFLKIFSLDKYKDELAKNLPYGQQRRLEIARALAAGPQLLLLDEPAAGMNPQETKDLMDLIAFIRNKFDLTILLIEHDMNLVMGVCERIYVLDHGQLLAEGSPEVIRNHPKVIEAYLGEEVHDDDAKN
- a CDS encoding ABC transporter ATP-binding protein; translation: MLKIENIDVFYGNIQALRDVSIEVNEGEIVTLIGANGAGKSTLLKTISGLLKPKKGKIEFLSNSIAGKQAQIIVKSGISHVPEGRRVFANLTVEENLELGAFLRKDKAGINSDMQKVYEIFPRLLERKKQHSGTLSGGEQQMLAMGRAIMAKPKLVLLDEPSMGLAPLMVKTIFEVIKDINQDGTTVLLVEQNANMALSVASRGYVIETGRVVLSGSANDLQTSEEVRQAYLGGH